The Microlunatus soli genome contains the following window.
CGGCCGCCAACCCGATCGGCCCGCCGGCTTTCACGCCTCGCCCGCTGCTCGGCTCGGAGGCGCTCGTCGCTCGGCTGCTGTTGCCGCTGGTCGTTTCGGGCCGGTTGCCGGGTGTTCTGTTCGGCGCGTTCGCGTTGGGCTGCGCGCGCAGCAGATCGGTCGGCGAGCGTGCGCAGGATCCGTTCGGTCTCTCGTTGCAGCTCGTCGATCGGGCCGGGATCGGGTGGATCGTTGGGATCGGGCATCGGCTCTCACTCCTCAGGCGGAAGCCGGGCCCGCTCTCTCCGAAGTCGAACCCGAGCTCAGTTCGAGCTGGCGTGCGAGAACCATCCGGTAGGCGTCCTCGTCCAGCAGCCCGTCCCGGACAGCTTTGCGCATCTCGCTGTTGGGGTCGGCCGGGTTATCCACAGCTCGAACCGTCGGATCCGGCACCCAGCGAGCGAGCTCGTCGATCAGTTGGTCGCGATCCAGCTCCCCGGCAACGTAGCGCTGGGCGATCTCGTACGGACCGGCACCGGAGAATCCGGGTCGCAGATCGGCGACCTTGGCCGCCGACTTCAACGCCGAGCTGATCGATGGCTGGGTCAGCCCGAGGGCTCGCGCCAGATCGGTCTGGGTCATCCCGTCAGCAAGCCG
Protein-coding sequences here:
- a CDS encoding MarR family transcriptional regulator — its product is MAETYPDPVLSGVRQLRHRHILDRLDYLRGLRRLADGMTQTDLARALGLTQPSISSALKSAAKVADLRPGFSGAGPYEIAQRYVAGELDRDQLIDELARWVPDPTVRAVDNPADPNSEMRKAVRDGLLDEDAYRMVLARQLELSSGSTSERAGPASA